In Porites lutea chromosome 1, jaPorLute2.1, whole genome shotgun sequence, a single genomic region encodes these proteins:
- the LOC140939327 gene encoding glycoprotein-N-acetylgalactosamine 3-beta-galactosyltransferase 1-like, which produces MVRLDLSLRNFTLQFTSVLVLGMVTMFVLEHNNYMQYWHKRFEKVRIPLTIHTQEREDAGKMSTQNEMKRQRILCWIPTSPNNLVKAKSVKDTWGKRCDMLLFFSSIEDVTIPVIGLNVKEGRHNLYAKTRASLEYIYQHHLDDVDWFLKADDDTYVIMDNLRNFLSKLNRSDPHYIGRMFTSYGGYNSGGAGYVFSRETLRIFKRALDEGGCPRRGGEDTWVARCLRAQGVKPVSTRDSSGRETFFQFGIAPQLIPGRPNDFLSNYSFPLPYKNGPECCSDYPNTFHKVKPEMMYLLEYLIYRVKLRPERNN; this is translated from the coding sequence ATGGTACGACTGGATCTTAGTTTACGTAATTTTACCCTGCAGTTTACCAGCGTTCTAGTTTTGGGTATGGTGACAATGTTCGTGCTTGAACATAATAATTACATGCAGTATTGGCATAAACGCTTCGAAAAAGTCCGTATACCATTAACTATTCATACTCAGGAAAGAGAAGATGCTGGCAAGATGTCCActcaaaatgaaatgaaaagacAGCGAATCTTATGCTGGATACCAACCTCTCCAAACAACCTCGTAAAAGCAAAATCCGTGAAGGATACGTGGGGAAAACGCTGTgatatgcttttgttttttagttccATAGAGGATGTTACCATCCCTGTAATCGGGCTTAATGTGAAAGAGGGTCGCCATAATCTATATGCAAAAACCCGTGCATCGCTGGAATATATTTATCAACACCATCTTGATGATGTTGATTGGTTTTTGAAAGCAGATGACGATACTTACGTGATCATGGACAATCTCCGCAATTTTCTGTCCAAGTTGAATCGCTCGGACCCTCATTATATCGGAAGGATGTTTACTTCGTATGGCGGATACAACAGTGGAGGGGCCGGCTACGTTTTCAGCCGCGAAACGCTAAGAATATTCAAGAGAGCGCTGGACGAGGGTGGCTGCCCCAGGCGTGGTGGTGAAGATACATGGGTTGCAAGATGTCTGAGAGCTCAGGGTGTGAAGCCAGTGAGTACGAGGGATTCAAGCGGGAGAGAAACCTTTTTCCAGTTTGGAATTGCACCACAATTGATACCCGGTCGCCCAAATGACTTCCTCTCGAACTACAGCTTTCCTCTTCCTTATAAAAATGGACCCGAATGCTGCTCAGATTATCCAAATACTTTCCATAAAGTCAAACCAGAAATGATGTATCTACTTGAATACTTAATTTATCGTGTGAAGTTAAGACCCGAAAGAAAcaattaa